One segment of Acidianus sp. HS-5 DNA contains the following:
- a CDS encoding transcription initiation factor IIB has translation MSDKPQDNICPPDKIVFDADRGEYICTETGEVIEERIIDQGPEWRAFTPEEKEKRSRVGGPLNQTIHDRGLSTLIDWKDKDAIGRNLDPKRRLEVLRWRKWQIRARIQSSIDRNLAQAMNELERIGNLLGLPKSVKDEAALIYRKAVEKGLVRGRSIESVVAASIYASCRRIKIARTLDEIAQYTKANRKEVARCYRLLLRELNVEVPVSDPKDYVTRIGSLLSLSGATMKLAAEILEKAKNAGLTAGKDPAGLAAAAIYIAALMNDERRTQKEIAQVAGVTEVTVRNRYKELIQELKIEIQNQ, from the coding sequence ATGAGTGATAAACCTCAAGATAACATTTGTCCTCCGGATAAAATAGTTTTTGATGCAGACAGAGGAGAATACATATGCACAGAAACTGGTGAAGTTATTGAGGAAAGAATTATTGATCAGGGCCCCGAATGGAGGGCATTTACTCCTGAAGAAAAAGAGAAGAGAAGTAGAGTTGGCGGGCCTCTAAATCAAACTATTCATGATAGAGGATTATCTACACTTATAGATTGGAAGGATAAGGATGCAATAGGAAGAAATTTAGATCCTAAGAGAAGGTTAGAAGTGTTAAGATGGAGAAAGTGGCAGATAAGAGCTAGAATTCAATCATCTATTGATAGAAATCTTGCGCAAGCAATGAACGAGTTGGAAAGAATAGGCAACTTACTGGGATTACCTAAATCAGTTAAAGATGAGGCTGCACTCATATATAGAAAAGCTGTAGAAAAAGGATTGGTAAGAGGTAGATCTATAGAAAGCGTAGTAGCAGCGTCCATTTACGCATCATGTAGGAGAATTAAGATAGCTAGGACATTAGATGAAATTGCACAGTACACTAAAGCAAATAGGAAAGAAGTTGCCAGATGTTACCGGTTATTATTAAGAGAGCTTAATGTTGAAGTCCCAGTATCAGATCCTAAGGATTATGTAACTAGGATAGGATCCTTATTGAGTCTTAGTGGCGCTACAATGAAGCTAGCTGCAGAGATACTAGAAAAAGCTAAGAATGCAGGTTTAACAGCAGGAAAAGATCCTGCGGGTTTAGCTGCTGCTGCGATATATATTGCAGCATTAATGAATGATGAAAGGAGAACTCAAAAAGAGATAGCTCAAGTAGCGGGAGTTACAGAAGTAACTGTAAGGAATAGATATAAGGAGCTTATACAAGAATTAAAAATAGAGATACAAAATCAATAA
- a CDS encoding DUF131 domain-containing protein yields the protein MKLSVIGVGMILIFIGFALLFISALSSTVSTPSSSNTAVGGLILIGPFPIFFGVGPKSELLPLTIFGIIFTIIAVIFFILTFYMFRKWSQKPEI from the coding sequence ATGAAATTATCCGTCATCGGCGTAGGGATGATTTTGATATTTATAGGCTTTGCATTGCTTTTCATTTCAGCCTTATCTAGTACAGTCTCTACGCCAAGTTCCTCTAATACTGCTGTAGGGGGATTAATACTAATAGGACCTTTTCCTATATTCTTTGGTGTTGGACCAAAAAGTGAATTATTACCTCTCACAATTTTCGGCATAATATTTACGATAATTGCAGTAATCTTCTTTATTTTAACTTTTTATATGTTCAGGAAATGGAGCCAAAAGCCAGAGATTTAA
- a CDS encoding DUF47 family protein has translation MSIANMTLEEKLQQITVKLIDESRTLYEFLTVGNNINPMQIYTKINGIKDSIENEKYLTGEYIIKVREGLDYVDLYIDILNNLEKIAQNVDAATYRLSVLLTRSSKIDNVMHGLIVVMCEKILASLTHLIESIKTLSSNAKKSIESARNILKLEEDVDDLYRNVELKLFERPHEDLVYVMLMKDIADRLEDSEDLIRDSANSITYIAFSRT, from the coding sequence ATGAGTATAGCTAACATGACATTAGAGGAAAAACTACAGCAAATAACTGTAAAACTTATTGATGAAAGTAGAACTCTTTATGAATTTCTTACAGTAGGAAATAATATTAACCCAATGCAGATTTATACAAAAATAAATGGGATAAAGGATAGTATAGAAAATGAAAAATATCTTACTGGGGAATATATAATAAAGGTAAGAGAAGGGTTAGACTATGTAGACCTTTATATAGATATACTGAATAATTTAGAGAAAATCGCACAAAATGTTGATGCAGCAACTTACAGATTAAGTGTTCTCTTGACAAGAAGTAGTAAAATTGATAACGTGATGCATGGTTTAATAGTAGTAATGTGTGAAAAAATACTTGCTTCTCTAACCCATCTGATTGAATCAATTAAAACTCTGTCCTCTAACGCTAAAAAATCTATAGAGTCCGCTAGGAATATATTAAAATTAGAGGAAGACGTTGATGACTTATATAGAAATGTTGAATTAAAATTATTTGAAAGGCCTCATGAGGATCTAGTTTATGTGATGCTTATGAAAGATATTGCAGATAGATTAGAAGATAGCGAGGATCTAATTAGAGACTCAGCTAATTCTATAACATATATTGCATTTAGTAGAACATGA
- a CDS encoding translation elongation factor, with protein sequence MYYGNIITVLSSDKEKAEKIADNLGKLHENEKLKIYYRKKGDYIRSVLVPTEYPEKILQTAESVSLSSYCVFYLPIVPSWTEGELALLIASAGCKGEIITEMQESDVRKLLKGLPLEEFPIRQIPEEVEGKEEDKGVVYIDKTFVVKGVGVVVTGFSYMQVKVHDKLKVMPQNKEVEIKSIQVLDEDQEAVDSGIRIGFALRNVKEDEMKEALLLVKSGVKTVKNFSGEIFLFPWTKIESGNYHLVANGVSVMSNLKINGSSVDVELSNELPLSKRFIIVNVNAKQGKPRIAGYIMPK encoded by the coding sequence TTGTATTACGGCAACATTATAACTGTATTATCTTCAGATAAGGAAAAAGCAGAAAAAATAGCAGATAATTTAGGAAAATTACATGAAAATGAAAAATTAAAGATTTATTATAGAAAAAAGGGAGATTATATAAGATCGGTTCTAGTACCTACAGAGTATCCAGAAAAAATTTTACAAACTGCAGAGTCAGTTAGCCTTTCATCTTATTGCGTATTTTATCTACCTATAGTCCCATCATGGACTGAAGGAGAACTAGCACTTTTAATTGCTTCTGCAGGTTGTAAAGGAGAAATAATAACTGAAATGCAAGAAAGCGACGTAAGAAAATTATTGAAAGGCTTACCACTAGAGGAATTTCCTATACGTCAAATTCCTGAGGAAGTTGAAGGAAAGGAAGAAGATAAAGGAGTAGTTTACATTGATAAAACGTTTGTAGTTAAAGGCGTAGGTGTAGTAGTTACTGGATTTTCTTATATGCAAGTTAAAGTTCACGATAAGTTGAAAGTTATGCCACAGAATAAAGAGGTTGAAATAAAGAGCATCCAGGTTTTAGACGAAGATCAAGAAGCCGTAGATTCTGGAATAAGGATAGGCTTTGCGTTAAGAAATGTTAAGGAGGATGAAATGAAAGAAGCTTTACTTCTTGTCAAGAGTGGAGTAAAAACAGTAAAGAATTTCTCCGGAGAGATCTTTCTGTTCCCTTGGACTAAAATTGAATCAGGAAATTATCATTTAGTTGCGAACGGAGTGTCAGTAATGTCCAACTTAAAGATTAATGGTAGTAGTGTAGATGTTGAACTAAGCAATGAATTGCCATTATCTAAACGTTTTATAATAGTTAATGTTAACGCAAAACAAGGTAAACCAAGGATAGCAGGTTATATTATGCCAAAGTAG
- a CDS encoding 30S ribosomal protein S27ae, whose protein sequence is MAKKEASEAKASVRLYYEISDGKVKLKNKKCPRCGSVMAHHLKPVERWSCGKCGYTEFVSGKK, encoded by the coding sequence GTGGCGAAAAAGGAAGCAAGTGAAGCTAAAGCTTCAGTAAGGCTTTATTATGAAATTTCTGATGGAAAAGTAAAATTAAAGAATAAAAAATGCCCTAGATGCGGTAGCGTAATGGCACATCATCTGAAACCTGTTGAAAGATGGTCATGTGGTAAATGCGGATATACAGAATTCGTATCGGGGAAAAAATAA
- a CDS encoding DNA-directed RNA polymerase subunit P, giving the protein MDKYRCGRCWKTFDDDKLKVLPGVRCPYCGYNIIYMIRKPTVKVIKAI; this is encoded by the coding sequence ATGGACAAATATAGATGTGGTAGGTGTTGGAAGACTTTCGATGATGATAAATTAAAAGTTTTACCAGGCGTTAGGTGTCCTTACTGCGGATATAACATTATTTATATGATAAGAAAACCTACAGTTAAAGTAATTAAGGCAATTTAG
- a CDS encoding glycine--tRNA ligase: MSEEKVIELAKRRGIFWPSYEIYGGVGGLYDIGPVGTRIKNKIVQLWRKTFVEDNSEFVVEIETPMITPKKVFEASGHLENFTDPIVECNKCHRVFRADHLVEEVLKINAEGLKAEELTNLIREKDIKCPVCGGDLGDVRYFNLLFSTNIGPYTGGTGFLRPETAQGMFTSFKRVYETTRERLPLGIAQVGRVARNEISPRQGLIRMREFTIMEIEFFMDPEDISSVPLERFSEDKVNVLPAEAKIKGEKPSTFKVKELVDEKVVINPWMVYWMATANKFVNKLGVPLERIYFEEKLPSERAHYSSQTFDQMVIIGEDKVEISGHAYRGDYDLSRHSKFSGQDLSVFKKYEKPKIIKRKIAIINKDKLNKENKDFIKEFMKRISPLKPEEIEKIINEKIDGKEIKDYVIITEREEKESGKRFIPHVVEPSFGVERCLYISVLNAYKEKKDRIILSLPREIAPYEVAVFPLLEREELIKKSREIYNKIKGKFDVVFDDSGSIGKRYARADEIGIPYAITIDPQTLQDNTVTIRDRDTWDQIRVKEEELINTLEKLFSGEEIIPQGSGNE, translated from the coding sequence GTGAGCGAGGAAAAAGTTATAGAGCTTGCAAAAAGGAGAGGAATTTTTTGGCCATCATATGAAATTTACGGTGGAGTAGGAGGATTATACGATATAGGACCCGTAGGAACTAGAATAAAGAATAAAATAGTACAGTTGTGGAGGAAAACATTCGTAGAAGACAACAGTGAATTTGTAGTAGAAATTGAAACGCCTATGATAACTCCAAAAAAAGTTTTTGAAGCTAGCGGTCATTTAGAGAATTTTACAGATCCAATAGTTGAGTGCAATAAATGTCATAGAGTATTTAGAGCTGACCACTTAGTAGAAGAAGTTTTGAAAATAAATGCAGAAGGATTAAAAGCCGAAGAGCTTACTAACTTGATAAGAGAAAAGGACATAAAATGTCCAGTTTGCGGTGGAGATTTAGGGGATGTTAGATATTTCAACTTGCTCTTTTCAACTAACATTGGACCTTATACTGGTGGCACTGGATTTTTAAGACCGGAAACTGCCCAAGGAATGTTTACGTCATTCAAAAGAGTTTACGAAACAACAAGAGAAAGATTACCTTTAGGAATAGCTCAAGTTGGTAGGGTTGCAAGAAACGAGATTTCACCAAGGCAAGGATTAATAAGGATGAGGGAATTCACTATAATGGAAATAGAATTTTTCATGGATCCTGAAGATATAAGTAGCGTGCCTTTAGAAAGATTTTCTGAGGACAAGGTTAACGTTTTACCTGCAGAAGCTAAAATAAAAGGAGAAAAGCCATCAACTTTTAAGGTAAAGGAGCTAGTAGATGAGAAAGTGGTCATAAATCCTTGGATGGTATATTGGATGGCTACTGCCAATAAATTTGTAAATAAACTAGGCGTTCCATTAGAAAGAATATATTTCGAGGAAAAACTTCCCTCAGAAAGAGCTCACTACTCAAGCCAAACTTTTGATCAAATGGTTATAATAGGAGAGGATAAAGTAGAAATTTCTGGTCACGCCTATAGAGGAGACTATGATCTTTCAAGGCATTCTAAATTTAGTGGACAGGATCTATCTGTATTTAAAAAATATGAAAAGCCAAAAATAATTAAGAGAAAAATAGCGATTATAAATAAAGATAAACTAAACAAGGAAAACAAGGACTTCATTAAAGAATTTATGAAAAGAATATCTCCATTGAAACCTGAAGAAATAGAAAAGATTATTAATGAGAAAATTGACGGAAAGGAAATTAAGGATTATGTTATTATAACAGAAAGAGAGGAGAAGGAGTCCGGAAAAAGATTTATACCGCACGTAGTCGAACCTTCATTTGGAGTAGAGAGATGTCTTTATATATCAGTTTTAAACGCATATAAAGAGAAAAAGGATAGAATAATCCTATCGTTACCTAGAGAAATAGCTCCTTATGAGGTAGCTGTATTTCCCCTTCTTGAAAGGGAGGAACTAATTAAAAAATCAAGAGAAATTTACAATAAAATTAAAGGAAAATTTGATGTAGTATTTGATGATAGTGGCAGTATAGGAAAAAGGTATGCAAGAGCGGACGAGATAGGAATACCTTATGCTATAACAATAGATCCACAAACACTGCAAGATAATACTGTGACTATAAGAGATAGAGATACGTGGGACCAAATTAGAGTAAAAGAAGAGGAACTAATTAATACTTTGGAGAAGTTATTTAGTGGTGAAGAAATAATACCACAGGGATCGGGCAATGAGTGA
- a CDS encoding 30S ribosomal protein S24e, whose protein sequence is MSQAQQIKISDKVQGVIEKDFDNKVIGRRELTLKLYHIGTGTPSRNDIKKAVSGLVNSKEDLIVIRKIFTNYGAGISTARVHVYSNKEALGKYEPKHLLTRGTSTKKEGEQSGEKGSK, encoded by the coding sequence ATGAGTCAAGCTCAACAAATTAAAATTTCGGACAAGGTACAAGGTGTAATAGAAAAGGATTTTGATAATAAAGTAATAGGAAGAAGAGAATTAACATTAAAACTATATCACATAGGAACTGGTACTCCCTCAAGAAATGATATTAAAAAAGCTGTGAGTGGATTAGTTAACTCCAAAGAAGATCTTATTGTAATTAGAAAAATTTTCACAAATTATGGAGCAGGAATAAGCACAGCAAGAGTGCACGTTTATTCCAATAAAGAGGCTTTAGGAAAATACGAACCTAAACATTTATTAACAAGAGGCACAAGCACAAAGAAAGAAGGTGAACAGAGTGGCGAAAAAGGAAGCAAGTGA
- the speB gene encoding agmatinase translates to MSDARLLYMNEVSRKFAGFNKENSTFVILGVPMDITSSYRPGSRFAPSAIREAAQYIEFYSLRSGIDMGEVGFNDVGDVVLHPSDVEENVRRISDVVSYFSEKGKIVVSIGGEHTVTVGTASGAKADCVISFDAHLDLREDYMGYKYDHACVMRRLSEKGVKIMEIGNRAVSKEELDYARQIGIPFITSWDVELLGHKEVARKIINFTNECERIYITYDMDSIDPSYAPGVATPEPEGLKPTTVLDIVKLIADKRIVGFDVVEVSPPFDPSGITSVLASKIIMETAAIIKSKLP, encoded by the coding sequence ATGAGCGATGCAAGATTACTTTACATGAACGAGGTAAGTAGAAAATTTGCAGGATTTAATAAAGAAAATTCTACTTTCGTAATACTCGGAGTTCCTATGGACATAACAAGCAGTTATCGGCCTGGAAGTCGTTTTGCACCTTCAGCAATAAGAGAAGCCGCTCAATACATAGAGTTCTATTCATTAAGATCTGGAATTGATATGGGTGAAGTAGGTTTTAACGATGTAGGAGATGTAGTTTTACATCCTTCTGACGTAGAGGAAAACGTTAGGAGAATATCGGACGTTGTAAGCTATTTCTCGGAAAAAGGTAAAATAGTAGTTTCCATCGGAGGAGAGCATACTGTAACAGTTGGTACAGCTAGCGGAGCAAAGGCTGACTGTGTAATAAGTTTTGATGCTCACTTAGACCTTAGAGAGGATTACATGGGCTATAAATACGATCATGCGTGTGTAATGAGAAGATTAAGTGAGAAAGGAGTAAAGATTATGGAAATAGGCAATAGAGCAGTTAGTAAAGAAGAACTAGATTACGCAAGACAAATAGGTATTCCATTCATTACTTCTTGGGATGTAGAATTATTGGGACATAAAGAAGTTGCAAGAAAAATTATCAATTTTACCAACGAATGTGAAAGGATATACATAACTTATGATATGGATTCAATAGATCCGTCTTATGCTCCTGGAGTAGCAACACCGGAACCTGAAGGATTAAAGCCTACTACAGTCTTGGACATAGTAAAATTAATAGCAGATAAAAGGATAGTTGGATTTGATGTAGTAGAAGTATCTCCTCCTTTTGATCCTTCTGGAATCACGTCAGTATTAGCATCAAAAATTATAATGGAAACTGCAGCAATAATAAAATCTAAATTGCCTTAA
- the lysS gene encoding lysine--tRNA ligase produces the protein MKWDERRVKIVEELKAKGINPYPQKYEITHTISQIRQIGLSRQDKPHEPFMFDISTAGRVANIRRHGKASFVDIFDEGERLQLYLRINELGDKYEEFFNYIGRGDIIGVKGDIFYTGKGELTLLAKSYELLAKALIEPPDWTKLSTEFRYAHRYVDFLYNDSARKSMEVRFKIIKEIRDYLNSEGFIEVETPILQPVYGGALAKPFKSKVNYLNEEWYLRISLELYLKRFIVGGFDKVFEIGKVFRNEDIDVTHNPEFTELELYWAYADYNDITKLTENMLRTVASKVLGDTKIKYKVIDKEYEIELSQFRKITMFDSLSEALGKDIEKISDDELKELMKKYNLLPRGNLYVRGLMIEKLFDKLVTPNLIQPTFITDYPIETTPLCKPHRSKSGLVERFELYIAGMELANAYTELNDPILQDKLFKEEQEMMKRGDEEAHPYDKDFVRALSYGMPPTGGLGIGIDRLVMLLTNNQSIKEVIPFPMLSAKLIEED, from the coding sequence GTGAAATGGGACGAAAGAAGAGTTAAAATTGTAGAGGAGCTTAAAGCTAAGGGAATTAATCCCTATCCGCAGAAGTATGAAATAACTCATACTATATCCCAGATAAGACAAATAGGACTTAGTAGACAAGATAAACCTCACGAGCCTTTTATGTTCGATATTTCGACTGCTGGCAGAGTAGCTAACATTAGAAGACACGGTAAAGCTTCTTTTGTGGATATTTTTGATGAAGGAGAGAGATTACAGCTTTATTTAAGAATTAATGAACTCGGTGATAAGTATGAAGAGTTCTTTAACTATATTGGGAGAGGAGATATAATAGGAGTGAAAGGAGATATTTTCTATACTGGAAAAGGTGAACTGACATTACTTGCTAAGAGCTATGAATTACTTGCGAAAGCATTAATAGAGCCTCCAGATTGGACAAAGTTGAGTACAGAATTCAGATATGCTCATAGATATGTAGATTTTCTTTACAACGATAGTGCAAGAAAATCCATGGAAGTAAGGTTTAAGATTATAAAAGAAATAAGGGATTATTTAAATTCAGAAGGATTTATTGAAGTTGAAACGCCAATTCTACAGCCAGTTTATGGCGGAGCATTAGCAAAGCCGTTCAAATCTAAGGTTAATTATCTTAATGAAGAATGGTATTTAAGAATTTCTTTAGAACTTTATTTAAAGAGATTTATAGTTGGTGGTTTTGACAAAGTTTTCGAAATAGGAAAAGTATTCAGAAATGAGGATATAGATGTAACTCACAATCCAGAATTTACAGAACTTGAATTATATTGGGCTTATGCGGATTATAATGACATTACGAAACTTACAGAAAATATGCTAAGAACGGTTGCAAGCAAGGTTTTAGGCGATACTAAAATTAAGTATAAAGTGATTGATAAAGAATACGAAATAGAATTATCACAATTTAGAAAAATTACAATGTTTGATTCGTTAAGTGAAGCTCTTGGAAAAGATATTGAAAAGATAAGTGACGATGAACTGAAGGAGTTAATGAAAAAGTATAACTTGTTACCAAGAGGTAACCTTTACGTTAGAGGTTTAATGATTGAAAAACTATTCGATAAATTAGTTACGCCAAATCTAATACAACCTACATTTATAACAGATTATCCTATAGAGACTACACCACTATGTAAGCCTCACAGATCTAAGTCCGGGCTAGTTGAGAGATTTGAATTATACATAGCCGGAATGGAACTTGCAAACGCATATACTGAACTTAATGATCCAATCTTACAAGATAAGTTGTTTAAAGAAGAACAAGAAATGATGAAGAGAGGAGACGAAGAAGCTCATCCTTATGATAAGGACTTTGTAAGAGCGTTATCTTATGGCATGCCTCCAACCGG
- a CDS encoding sulfide-dependent adenosine diphosphate thiazole synthase — protein MQSVRVKQVNEVKISEYILKYTFEDWNNLIESDVVIVGAGPSGMTAAYYLAKAGLKTVIFERRLSFGGGIGGGAMNFHKIVIETPADEIIKELKIKYTEPEDGIFIIDSAEFMAKLATAAIDSGAKIIHGVTVDDVIFRENPLRVAGVAVEWTSTQMSGLHVDPLFISARAVIDATGHDAEIISVASRKVPELDIAVPGEKSAYSEIAEELVVENAGKVAPGLYAAGMAVCEVKSLPRMGPIFGAMILSGKKVAEEIIKDLRKS, from the coding sequence ATGCAAAGCGTAAGAGTTAAGCAAGTAAATGAAGTAAAAATAAGCGAATATATTCTAAAATATACGTTCGAAGACTGGAATAATCTAATAGAAAGTGACGTAGTAATAGTTGGCGCAGGACCTTCTGGAATGACAGCTGCATACTATTTAGCAAAAGCTGGCCTAAAAACAGTAATCTTTGAAAGAAGGCTAAGCTTCGGAGGTGGAATAGGCGGCGGAGCAATGAATTTCCATAAAATCGTTATAGAAACGCCTGCCGATGAAATTATTAAGGAATTGAAAATAAAATATACTGAACCGGAAGATGGGATTTTCATAATAGATAGTGCTGAATTTATGGCAAAATTAGCTACTGCAGCAATAGACTCTGGGGCAAAAATCATTCATGGAGTTACTGTAGACGATGTAATATTTAGGGAAAATCCATTAAGAGTAGCAGGAGTAGCGGTAGAATGGACTTCCACTCAGATGTCTGGACTTCATGTAGATCCGCTATTTATTTCAGCAAGGGCAGTAATTGATGCTACTGGACATGATGCAGAAATAATTTCTGTAGCCTCAAGAAAAGTTCCAGAACTTGATATAGCAGTACCTGGGGAGAAATCAGCGTATAGTGAAATAGCAGAAGAACTTGTTGTAGAAAATGCAGGAAAGGTTGCTCCAGGTTTATATGCAGCAGGTATGGCAGTTTGCGAAGTAAAATCCTTACCTAGAATGGGGCCAATATTTGGAGCTATGATTCTCTCTGGTAAGAAAGTTGCTGAGGAAATAATTAAAGACTTGCGTAAGTCTTAA
- a CDS encoding UbiX family flavin prenyltransferase — MDEAMVKKTGANRKKVVIGISGASGIIYGLRTVEVLKNYGYEEYVIISNAAIKVAEKENEIDIVNEVKKFTSNIFMEDEIDAPTSSSSFTTITKGMVIIPCSINTLAYIAHGFSSNLLTRSAINYLRSRQKLVLVIRETPLGQIELYNALKVSRAGGIIMPASPGFYIKPKTIQDLIDFIVGKALDLLGIRNELYKRWSK, encoded by the coding sequence ATGGATGAGGCAATGGTTAAGAAAACAGGAGCAAATAGGAAGAAGGTAGTAATAGGAATAAGTGGAGCTAGCGGAATAATTTATGGCCTAAGGACAGTAGAAGTACTAAAAAATTATGGATATGAGGAGTATGTAATAATATCTAATGCTGCAATAAAAGTCGCAGAAAAGGAGAACGAAATAGATATTGTAAACGAAGTTAAGAAATTTACCTCTAATATCTTCATGGAAGATGAGATAGATGCGCCAACTTCTAGTTCCAGTTTTACAACAATTACAAAAGGTATGGTTATAATTCCTTGTAGTATAAACACGTTGGCTTATATAGCTCACGGTTTCTCATCTAATTTGCTTACAAGATCTGCAATAAATTATTTAAGAAGTAGGCAAAAGCTTGTTTTAGTAATTAGAGAAACTCCATTAGGCCAAATTGAATTATATAACGCGTTAAAAGTATCTAGAGCCGGTGGAATTATAATGCCAGCCTCTCCAGGTTTTTATATTAAACCTAAAACAATTCAAGATTTAATAGATTTTATTGTAGGAAAAGCCCTTGACTTATTAGGAATAAGGAACGAGTTGTATAAAAGATGGTCTAAATAA
- the yciH gene encoding stress response translation initiation inhibitor YciH, which translates to MADNLCGGLPPDICEQLNKEEQFIKIKLEKRRYGKEVTVIEGISSDDADLKKIASELKSKLAAGGTVKNGRIEIQGDHREKVKDILVRLGFPAENIMVIE; encoded by the coding sequence ATGGCAGACAATTTGTGTGGAGGACTTCCACCAGATATATGTGAGCAATTAAATAAAGAGGAACAGTTTATAAAAATAAAGTTGGAGAAAAGACGTTATGGGAAAGAAGTTACAGTAATAGAAGGGATAAGCAGCGATGATGCGGACTTGAAAAAGATAGCTTCAGAACTTAAGTCAAAGTTAGCAGCTGGGGGTACAGTAAAAAATGGCAGAATTGAAATACAAGGAGATCACAGAGAAAAAGTAAAAGATATTCTAGTAAGGTTAGGATTTCCAGCAGAAAATATAATGGTAATAGAGTAA
- the endA gene encoding tRNA-intron lyase, whose translation MSIKGYIFGDKIVIFDINNSKKIYSSGFYGKPLGINKPKKAEDIKTPLELSIIEGLYLLKKGEMVVMHGDNKLDEKDLYKIGKENIARFESLFAVYSDLRNKGFVVRSGIKFGADFAVYTLGPGLEHAPYVVIVLDANSILLANELMSFGRVSHSTRKKLILAIVNMPPPKNIRYVMFKWVKL comes from the coding sequence ATGAGTATAAAGGGATACATATTCGGCGATAAGATAGTAATATTTGATATAAATAATAGTAAGAAAATATACTCTTCAGGTTTTTACGGAAAACCTTTAGGAATAAATAAACCAAAGAAGGCAGAGGATATAAAAACACCATTAGAGCTTTCTATAATAGAAGGATTATATTTACTAAAGAAAGGAGAAATGGTAGTAATGCACGGAGATAATAAACTAGATGAAAAAGACTTGTATAAAATAGGAAAAGAGAACATAGCTAGATTTGAAAGTTTATTTGCAGTGTATTCTGACTTAAGGAATAAAGGATTTGTAGTTAGATCTGGAATAAAATTTGGTGCCGATTTCGCTGTATATACTCTAGGACCAGGATTAGAACATGCACCCTATGTAGTTATAGTTTTAGACGCAAACTCAATACTTCTTGCAAATGAACTAATGAGTTTTGGAAGGGTATCTCATAGTACTAGAAAGAAACTCATTTTAGCAATTGTTAATATGCCTCCACCAAAAAATATAAGATACGTAATGTTTAAATGGGTGAAATTATAG